A window from Pichia kudriavzevii chromosome 5, complete sequence encodes these proteins:
- a CDS encoding uncharacterized protein (PKUD0E05390) has translation MVNVENSIKRSPQKRRLFKTAETIFSETIKSNSKTEKPICPKPRGYALTKSEPCLRPCLSVTGKPELSSRDEDAECKAAFSAEFEANGSVNVDPLRYKVNHDQTKKSQDTPVWNDNGIHSFRGSSTPISNAAIETLGFVDTKNVLRGLEPLNIELPMLDQLAKDKLKPEFKSSNSVIANPKLTNVNNTNEKEKYKEETTKSLATTVAYKAIGNETTKLNENQNLS, from the coding sequence ATGGTGAACGTCGAAAATAGTATAAAAAGATCTCCACagaaaagaagattatTCAAAACAGCAGAGACAATATTCTCTGAAACTATCAAAAGCAACtcaaaaacagagaaaccAATCTGTCCTAAGCCAAGAGGATATGCTTTAACTAAATCTGAGCCGTGTCTTAGACCATGCCTTTCAGTGACTGGGAAACCTGAATTATCTTCACGTGATGAGGATGCAGAGTGTAAAGCAGCCTTTAGTGCTGAGTTTGAAGCAAACGGAAGTGTAAATGTAGATCCTTTAAGATACAAAGTTAATCAtgatcaaacaaaaaaatcccAAGATACTCCTGTTTGGAATGATAATGGGATACACAGTTTCAGAGGCTCAAGTACACCTATAAGCAATGCAGCAATAGAAACACTAGGCTTTGTTGATACCAAAAACGTTTTAAGAGGTTTAGAACCATTAAACATAGAATTACCCATGTTAGATCAGCTAGCTAAAGATAAACTTAAACCGGAATTCAAAAGCTCAAACTCAGTCATTGCAAACCCTAAACTCACAAATGTAAATAACACCaatgagaaagaaaaatataaagaagaaactaCTAAGAGCTTAGCCACAACGGTAGCTTACAAAGCTATAGGCAATGAAACCACAAAACTgaatgaaaatcaaaatctaaGCTGA
- a CDS encoding uncharacterized protein (PKUD0E05400; similar to Saccharomyces cerevisiae YMR229C (RRP5); ancestral locus Anc_8.757) codes for MAPKRTREDPDAKEQKSLLSSAAEISFPRGGASVLTPIEMKEVANQAKSDVLFESQAKSDLSEPSKKKAKKSKKSKVSLLNKDEENEEEKAKKITIDTLSYNILNPGSYVLGMIKQINKMEIIMALADNLVGFVPITNISSELVKLLHEYDDQEESDSDSDNEESSSRETERQFPSLSNRFKVGQYLRAKVVSNINDKGKKRIELSIEPEKVNSPMEEKEDLVENAIVQASVTSIEDHGAILNFGKNTHLSGFISKKELDSTASVVQAGSVLLVSISKINSRTATCKFPVAVVKKQPIVAAVSSIDALLPGMLVDAIIEGVLPQGLTCKVHSLCDATITLQHMNSLLSPDEIKHNYSVGSVLKARIIATYTKNGTTKLAISILPNHQTLTYTGKDALEAFPIGHIFDTVTIRGKSPNFLFVDVMSGEIPAQVHNSRVTKGKDLDLNYKIGSTHQARVLDYSMFDNYYILTMDKEQIDASFLKATEIPVGQKVTCKVEKVSPEGIIVNLENNFQATVPDIHISDIKLVYPERKFKIGASVKGRVLNVRAYGSKSFITVTLKRSLVNADDEEIVTSYDMLDIGKKVPATVQKILPSGCVVSFFGNVSAFLPNAEISETYVRNANDFVKVGQTVKVRVISVDKALSKCMVSLRVSSDMTDEQVNALSKLVPGKSIVNAEVLEKERDSVIVKLDDCEVRGIVHVGHLADGLPDVARSQLKKLKIGEKIEALVLVLDKRHRAVTLSCKPSLLSDAKAGSLPTEFTDISISDKVLHGYVKTVIPTGVFVSFGNNLTGLVIPRFASGKKINDLTAAFTPDQSVNCSVVNVDQNSQRFLLSLLVGSNDSKENIINPVDKSVKKLGDYSVGKVTKCIIKSIENTHLLVKLADNQEGIVDITQTFDDIKRVENLAEPLSSFTVGKKLEARVIGYFDVEKQKFLHSKKDKSNLIELSIRPSVLKSKEVVYPLSFHDIKEGQSVTGYISSINNGYFWYHISASQKAKLSFIDVTDDVSKFENFKENYKVGAVVPAKVTNINTEHYAITVSGRFNNVVSGKDIKVGDVLPSLVLNVRGNSVLVSLGNNVTAVSMATDALDDYTLHLEDVYHIGDLPVATVVSTEGKIYVSLRGKNPKDKLINSIADIKRGDVVRGYINKINNTGLFVDLGRSVYALVKVSDISDSFIKDWKKDFHINQPVRGRILEADSEGRVLMTLKDSVVNGEISNLKSFKDLKVGDIFEGSIKKVEEYGVFVKLDGTENISGLCHRSEITDSPIKDAQEIFKAGERVKVKILDINSNKRQLSLGMKASYFKNADSDIDEDGDVIMEKASDNEDSDDEEMIDADSVSSDSEEDSHLQSDEEEKEEVAKDSPNGLSAGFDWTASILEQAKEEESSDEEEDFNNEVNRKAKKQSKKSKSEETEDKTGDLNTRAPQSVSDFERLLVGNPDSSILWIQYMSFQLQLSEIEKAREIAERALKTINFREEQQKMNIWIALLNLENSFGDDESLKDVFKRACQYMDSFTMHQKLATIYIASEKYRKADELLAVLCKKFGSKQPSAWVTYGSFLIDRRQNEEAHKILAKALQILPKREHVDVVRKFAQLEFQKGDPEQGRSLFEGLLSDVPKRIDIWNVYIDQEIKANEKSKVDDLFERVVERKLSRKQAKFFFAKWLSFEESQNDEKAQDYVKAKAAEYAQKLSK; via the coding sequence ATGGCACCCAAGAGGACTAGAGAGGACCCTGATGCCAAGGAGCAAAAATCGTTGCTGTCTTCGGCAGCGGAGATTTCATTTCCTAGAGGAGGTGCTTCAGTATTGACTCCTATTGAAATGAAGGAAGTTGCCAACCAAGCAAAGAGTGATGTGCTTTTTGAAAGTCAGGCCAAGAGTGATTTATCTGAGCCTTCCAAAAAGAAGGCCAAAAAATCTAAGAAGTCCAAGGTCAGCCTTTTAAACAAGGACGAAGAGAacgaggaagaaaaagCGAAAAAGATCACAATTGATACGTTATCGTATAATATACTAAATCCTGGATCTTACGTCTTAGGTATGATCAAGCAGATTAATAAAATGGAGATAATCATGGCCTTGGCTGATAACCTAGTTGGTTTTGTTCCAATCACTAATATTTCTTCTGAATTAGTCAAACTTTTGCATGAATATGACGATCAAGAAGAATCCGACAGCGATAGCGACAATGAAGAGTCATCTTCTAGGGAAACTGAGAGACAATTTCCTAGCTTGTCCAACAGGTTCAAGGTTGGTCAGTACCTAAGAGCAAAAGTGGTCTCCAATATCAATGACAAAGGGAAAAAGAGAATTGAGCTCTCAATTGAACCTGAAAAAGTTAACTCACCAATGgaggaaaaggaagattTGGTTGAAAATGCCATAGTTCAAGCTTCTGTGACGTCGATAGAAGATCACGGTGCCATTCTCAACTTTGGAAAGAATACCCACCTATCAGGTTTTATATCTAAGAAGGAATTGGACTCAACTGCTTCCGTTGTTCAAGCTGGTTCGGTTCTTCttgtttccatttcaaaaataaattccaGAACTGCTACTTGTAAGTTTCCGGTTGCAGTGGTCAAGAAGCAGCCAATTGTTGCGGCAGTTTCTTCGATTGATGCACTTTTGCCTGGTATGCTTGTTGATGCTATCATTGAAGGAGTCTTGCCTCAGGGATTAACATGTAAAGTGCACTCTCTTTGTGATGCCACTATAACTTTACAACATATGAACTCTTTGCTTAGCCCTGATGAAATAAAGCACAATTACTCTGTCGGATCCGTCCTAAAGGCTAGAATCATTGCAACATATACTAAGAATGGTACTACTAAACTTGCAATTTCTATCTTGCCTAATCATCAAACCTTAACATATACAGGAAAGGACGCTTTAGAAGCATTCCCGATTGGGCATATCTTTGATACCGTTACAATCAGGGGGAAGAGCCCtaactttttgtttgttgacGTGATGTCTGGTGAAATTCCAGCTCAGGTCCATAATTCAAGGGTAACAAAGGGTAAAGACTTGGATCTAAACTACAAAATTGGCTCTACACATCAGGCCAGGGTTTTAGATTACTCCATGTTTGACAATTACTATATCTTAACCATGGATAAAGAGCAAATTGACGCTTCCTTCCTTAAAGCAACTGAAATTCCAGTGGGTCAAAAAGTCACTTGCAAGGTTGAAAAGGTTTCCCCAGAAGGCATTATTGTTAACCTTGAAAACAACTTCCAGGCTACTGTTCCAGATATCCATATCAGTGATATCAAATTAGTTTACCCTGAAAGAAAGTTCAAGATTGGAGCCTCTGTTAAAGGTAGAGTATTGAATGTTAGAGCATATGGCTCGAAATCTTTTATTACTGTTACTTTGAAGAGGTCATTAGTAAATGCagacgatgaagaaattgtgACATCTTATGATATGTTAGATATAGGTAAGAAGGTACCTGCCACAGTTCAAAAAATCTTGCCAAGTGGTTgtgttgtttctttctttggtAATGTTTCAGCATTCTTGCCGAACGCTGAAATTAGTGAAACGTATGTCAGAAACGCCAATGATTTCGTCAAGGTTGGACAAACAGTGAAAGTCAGAGTTATTTCTGTTGATAAAGCTCTGAGTAAATGCATGGTTAGTTTAAGAGTTTCTAGTGATATGACAGATGAACAGGTAAATGCTTTATCAAAGCTTGTTCCTGGTAAGTCTATTGTGAATGCAGAAGTTcttgagaaagaaagagattCTGTTATTGTCAAGTTGGATGACTGTGAGGTTCGTGGTATTGTACACGTTGGGCATTTAGCGGACGGGCTACCCGATGTTGCTAGAAGCCAATtaaagaaactaaaaattGGTGAAAAGATCGAAGCACTTGTGTTAGTGTTAGATAAGAGGCATAGAGCAGTCACCTTATCATGCAAGCCTTCTTTACTGTCAGACGCCAAGGCAGGCTCGCTACCAACCGAGTTCACTGATATTTCAATAAGTGATAAAGTATTACACGGTTATGTCAAGACTGTTATTCCTACAggtgtttttgtttcatttgGTAACAACTTAACTGGTTTGGTAATTCCAAGATTTGCTTccggaaaaaaaatcaatgatttgacTGCAGCTTTTACTCCAGACCAATCGGTAAACTGCTCAGTTGTTAACGTTGACCAAAATAGCCAAAGATTCTTACTTTCCTTGCTTGTTGGAAGTAATGATTCAAAGGAGAATATCATTAATCCAGTTGACAAATCAGTCAAGAAATTGGGCGATTATTCAGTTGGAAAAGTCACTAAATGCATCATCAAGTCTATTGAAAACACACACTTGCTAGTGAAGCTGGCTGACAACCAGGAAGGTATCGTTGATATCACCCAAACTTTTGATGACATCAAGAGAGTAGAAAACTTAGCAGAACCTCTCTCTTCATTCACGGTTGGCAAAAAGTTAGAAGCCAGAGTTATTGGTTATTTTGACGTTGAAAAGCAAAAGTTCCTTCATTCCAAAAAAGATAAAAGTAACTTAATCGAGCTATCTATTAGACCAAGCGTACTTAAATCAAAGGAAGTTGTTTATCCATTATCATTTCATGATATTAAGGAGGGCCAGTCTGTTACTGGATATATATCCAGTATAAACAATGGATATTTCTGGTACCACATATCAGCTTCTCAAAAAGCAAAATTGTCATTCATTGACGTAACTGACGATGTTTCTAAGTTcgaaaatttcaaagagaatTATAAAGTCGGTGCTGTTGTTCCTGCGAAGGTGACTAATATCAATACAGAGCATTACGCTATTACCGTTTCTGGTCGCTTTAATAACGTTGTATCTGGCAAGGATATCAAAGTTGGTGATGTTTTGCCATCTCTTGTGTTAAATGTCAGGGGAAATTCtgttttggtttctttggGTAATAACGTCACTGCTGTTTCTATGGCCACCGATGCACTAGACGACTATACTTTGCACCTAGAAGATGTGTACCATATTGGTGATTTACCTGTTGCCACTGTTGTTTCTACTGAAGGCAAAATCTATGTTTCTCTAAGGGGAAAGAATCCAAAGGACAAATTGATTAATTCTATTGCTGATATTAAGCGTGGTGATGTCGTCAGGGGTtacatcaacaaaattaaCAACACTGGTTTATTTGTTGACTTGGGTAGATCCGTTTATGCTTTGGTTAAGGTGTCAGATATTTCTGACTCCTTCATTAAAGATTGGAAGAAAGACTTCCATATTAACCAACCTGTAAGGGGCCGTATACTTGAAGCGGATAGCGAGGGTAGAGTTTTAATGACATTGAAAGATTCCGTTGTCAATGGCGAAATTTCCAACTTGAAGTcattcaaagatttgaaagttgGTGATATATTTGAGGGATCAATCAAGAAGGTTGAGGAATACGGTGTTTTTGTTAAATTAGATGGAACTGAGAACATTTCGGGTCTATGTCATCGTTCTGAAATCACGGACTCGCCAATCAAAGATGCACAGGAGATCTTCAAAGCTGGAGAACGTGTCAAAGTTAAAATCTTGGATAtcaattcaaacaaaagacaACTATCCTTAGGTATGAAGGCTTCgtatttcaaaaatgcagATTCCGATATCGACGAAGATGGTGATGTCATAATGGAGAAAGCTTCTGATAACGAAGACTCAGATGACGAAGAAATGATTGATGCTGATAGTGTGTCTTCTGATAGTGAGGAAGATTCTCATTTGCaatcagatgaagaagaaaaagaagaagtcgCTAAAGATTCACCTAATGGTTTATCCGCTGGTTTTGACTGGACTGCCTCTATTTTAGAACAAGCTaaggaagaagaatcatccgatgaagaagaagattttaaTAACGAAGTCAACAGGaaagcaaagaaacaatCCAAAAAGTCAAAGAGCGAAGAAACTGAAGATAAAACAGGTGACCTCAACACTAGGGCACCTCAATCTGTTTCTGATTTCGAACGTTTGTTAGTTGGTAATCCAGATTCTTCTATCCTATGGATTCAATATATGTCTTTCCAGCTGCAATTGAGTGAGATTGAGAAAGCCAGAGAAATCGCAGAAAGAGCTTTAAAGACCATCAACTTCAGAGAAGAGCAGCAAAAAATGAACATTTGGATTGCActattgaatttggaaaattctTTTGGGGATGACgaatctttgaaagatgttttcaaaagagCTTGTCAATACATGGACTCGTTTACTATGCACCAAAAACTTGCTACTATATACATTGCTTCTGAGAAATATCGTAAGGCAGATGAGCTACTTGCTGTTTTGTGCAAGAAGTTTGGTTCCAAGCAACCTTCAGCCTGGGTTACGTATGGCTCCTTTTTGATTGACAGAAGGCAAAACGAAGAAGCGCATAAGATTCTAGCAAAGGCTCTACAAATACTACCAAAGAGAGAGCATGTCGATGTTGTCAGAAAATTTGCACAACTTGAATTCCAAAAGGGGGATCCAGAACAAGGACGTTCTTTGTTTGAAGGATTACTTTCCGATGTTCCGAAAAGAATTGACATTTGGAATGTCTACATTGATCAGGAAATCAAGGCCAACGAGAAATCTAAGGTTGatgatttgtttgaaagagttgttgaaagaaaattgagTAGAAAACAGGccaagtttttctttgccaaGTGGTtaagttttgaagaaagtcAGAACGATGAGAAGGCACAGGATTATGTCAAGGCTAAGGCAGCAGAGTATGCTCAAAAGCTTTCCAAATAA